The nucleotide window CGTGGCCACCGCGCGGCGGCGGGTGGCCAGCGGTTCCGTGCCGTCGAGTTCGGTGCCGACCCAGGTCGTCAGCCAGTCGACGAAGTCCTCCGGGGCGAGGGCGGGCGTGAAGTAGCTCTCCAGGCAGTCGAGCACGTGGAAGAGCGGGGCGAGGACGACATCGAGGCCCGCCACGAAGCGCTGGGTGAAGTCGTCGTCGGCGTAGACGCCGGGGAGCGCCGCGCCCAGGGGGTGCGGGGTCACCGCCCCCGCGAAGGAGCCCCTCATCGTGCCTCGATCACGCGGACGCGGTGGTCGAACGGGAACAGCACGGCGGACGGGGCGAGTTCGATGCGGTCGGTGGCGTCGCCGCGGCGGCCGGTGAGCGGGTCGGCGGGGTGCAGCAGGACCTCGTCGACGAGTTCCACGCCGGGTACGCGCTGCAGGGCCGCGAAGATCTCACCGGAGCGCAGGGGACGGCCGAACGGCCAGCCCTCCCCGTGCGCGCCGCCGGTCAGCGGGTCGAGGTAGGCATACAGCGCGTCCAGGGCCTCGGCCCGTACCCGCTCGGCGCGCGCCGCACGGAAGGAGTGCAGCGTCGCGACGACCGTGACGCCCTGGTAGAAGGGCGGGCCGACGGCGAGGCGGGTGCCCAGCGGGCGGCGCTCGTCCAGGAACCGCGTGATCCGGCCGAGGAGTTCCTCGCCGGGCACCAGCTGCTCGAAGCGCAGGCGTCCGCCGCGGTCGGGGACGGCCTGGGGAACGACCAGGACGCGGACGGCGTTCTCACCGGTCCGGCCCGCCGCGCCGCCCTGGCCCGCCGTGCCGGTGCTCGCGCCCGCGGCGGGCTCCGCGGGATCGACCGCGAGACAAGCGATGCGGGCCACCTCGGGGGCCGCGCGCCGCGCCAACTCCTCGTAGTCGCGGGCGGTCACGGCCCGTTCCTGGGCGCGCAGCGCGATCGGCGCCCGCACCTTCGCCTCCTGCACCGTCTCGCCGTCGACCCCGCCGCGCGCCGCCTCGCGGTTCTCCACCCGCGCCACATACGGGATGGAGCTGCGCAGCACCTGGATCGCGCCGCGCGCCACGTTTCCGGTCCGCCCGCCGCCGGTGCGGTAGTGCGCGGCCCGCAGGACCGCACCCTTGGGGGGTACCGCCCCGAACTGCCGCACCTCGCCGTCCGGTTGGCGCACCGCGGGACCGAAAGCGATCTCGCCGGTGGCGGCGTTGAGGGTGAGGTGCCGGTCGTGCGGGCCCGAGGCGGCGAAGTCGGGGACGACCTGCCACTCCTGCCAGCCGTCCCCGTCGGAGACCTCCAGTCTCAGGGGCGGGCGGTCGGCGACGACGGGTGCCTGCGCCAGGCGCAGCCGCTGGCCCGGCACGCCCGCGGACTCGCCGAGCGGTTCGTCCCGTACCACCTCGGCGTGCGCGACCGTGGTCGTGCCCCCGATGGTGAACGCGGACGCGGACCGGACGGTGGGCGAGGCACTGTAGAAGGGCTGACCGGGTGCGGCCTCCACGACCCGGCAGCGCAACCAGGCGGAGTCGGTCCGGCCGACGCGCGAGATGATGTGCGCCGCGGGAACGTGCAGCACGACCTCTCCGGGCCGGTTGAGGCCGCCGGTGGAGTCCTCCGCCAGCTCGCACTCGGTCCACCCGTCGGCGGTCCACGCCTCCCAGACGAGCGGCGGCTGACGCGGGTCGACGCCGACCCCGTCCACCCGGCTGTCCAGCCGCAGGACGGCCGCGCACCGCGGCACCGCCGCCGACAGCCCGAACAGCAGGCAGTCCCCCGGCTGCGGGGCGGCCGCGAAGACGGCCACATCGCTGCCGGCGAAGATGTCCTGGCTGCAGTCCTCGGGGGTGGTCCCCGCCTCCTGCCGCAGCACGGCGTCCAGTTCGCACGGCACCACGGTCAGATCGTCCTCGGTGGCGAAGGACACCGCCTCCTCGCTCTCGGTACGGCCGGTGGCCACCTCCGTCCCGGCGGGCAGCACCACGGCCTCGGGCTGCGGGGCGGAGAGCCAGAAGGTGACGTCGGCGCGGGCCGAGGAGGGCGGGAAGAGGGTGACTCCGAGCAGGTCGAGGAAGGCCAGATGGTTCTTCTCCGGCACCCGGTTGAGGCGGTAGACGATCTGGTCGGCCATGTGCGCGACGGCCTCGATGAGGGTCACACCGGGGTCCGAGACATTGTGGTCGGTCCACTCGGGGCAGCGCTGCTGGACATAGCGCTTGGCGTCGTCGACGAACTGCTGGAAGCGGCGGTCGTCGAGGTGGGGTGCGGGCAGGGCCATCAGGCTTCGCTTTCGGTGGACGCTGATTCCGTGGACGGGATCACGTAGAAGGGGAAGACGAGGCTGCGCGGGTTGTTGGTGCCGCGCACGCTGTAGCGCACGTCGATGAACAGCACGGACGGCTCGTCGGGTGCCGGGCTCACCTCGACGTCCTGGACCTCGATGCGCGGCTCCCAGCGGTCGAGCGAGGACCGCACCTCGTAGCGGATGCGGCCGGCCGTTGCCTCGTTGACCGGCGCGAAGACCATGTCGTGCACGGCACAGCCGAATTCCGGCCGCATCGGCCGCTCGCCGGGCGCGGTGGCCAGGACGAGCCGGATCGACTCCTCGATCTCCCGCTCCCGGCGGGCCAGTGCGATGCCGCCGCCCGCGTCGGTACGCAGCGGGAAGGTCCAGCCCGCGCCCACGAACTGTTCACTCATGTCCGGTGCCCCCCTTGAGATGCATGTCCCTCACCTTCCTCAGGTCCCTAGAAAGGAATGCCGTTGCGCAGGACGGCCGGTGCGTTCAGCGTGACCGTGGCCGGCGAGTTGATGGCTGCCGCGGCGCCCGCGTTGACGGCTACCGCGCCGACCGCGCTGACGGAGACCGCGCCGACGGAGTTGACAGCCACCGCGCCGGCCGACTTCAGGTTGATGGCGCCGGTCGCGTTGATGTCCGCCACGGCGCCCGCCATGACGCCGAACTTCGCGCCCGCCTTGATGTCGACCGCCCCGCCGGCGCTCATCGTCAGCGAGCCGCCCGCGGTCAGCGACAGGTTGCCGCCCGCCTTGATGCTCACGTTCCGGGTCCCGGTGATGGAGACGGAACCGTCGCTGCGGATGGTGACCTGGGTGCGCGTCTCGTCCATGTGGACGGTGAGCTTGCCGTTGCCGGTCTGCAGCCTGATGCCGCTCTTCATCCGGGACTTGGCGTCGACGAGCTCGACGGTGTGGCCGCTGCGCGAGGCGAGGGAGCGCCAGTTGACCCGGCCGCTGGTCGGATCCACCGCGGGCAGCCCGTCCGGGTCGGGGGTCGGCTTGTCGATGCCGTTGTAGAGCCCGGCGAGTACGTACGGGTGCTCCAGCGAGCCCCGGTCGAAGGCGCACAGCACCTCGTCACCGACCTCCGGCAGGATCAGCCCGCCGCCCCGTACCCCGCCCAGCTGCGCCACCCGGCACCAGTCGCTCTCGTAGCTGTCCGACAGCCAGGGGAAGCGCAGCCTGACCCGGCCCAGCTTCAGCGGGTCCTTGGCGTTGCTGACCAGCGCCATCGCCACGC belongs to Streptomyces sp. NBC_01454 and includes:
- a CDS encoding putative baseplate assembly protein, which codes for MALPAPHLDDRRFQQFVDDAKRYVQQRCPEWTDHNVSDPGVTLIEAVAHMADQIVYRLNRVPEKNHLAFLDLLGVTLFPPSSARADVTFWLSAPQPEAVVLPAGTEVATGRTESEEAVSFATEDDLTVVPCELDAVLRQEAGTTPEDCSQDIFAGSDVAVFAAAPQPGDCLLFGLSAAVPRCAAVLRLDSRVDGVGVDPRQPPLVWEAWTADGWTECELAEDSTGGLNRPGEVVLHVPAAHIISRVGRTDSAWLRCRVVEAAPGQPFYSASPTVRSASAFTIGGTTTVAHAEVVRDEPLGESAGVPGQRLRLAQAPVVADRPPLRLEVSDGDGWQEWQVVPDFAASGPHDRHLTLNAATGEIAFGPAVRQPDGEVRQFGAVPPKGAVLRAAHYRTGGGRTGNVARGAIQVLRSSIPYVARVENREAARGGVDGETVQEAKVRAPIALRAQERAVTARDYEELARRAAPEVARIACLAVDPAEPAAGASTGTAGQGGAAGRTGENAVRVLVVPQAVPDRGGRLRFEQLVPGEELLGRITRFLDERRPLGTRLAVGPPFYQGVTVVATLHSFRAARAERVRAEALDALYAYLDPLTGGAHGEGWPFGRPLRSGEIFAALQRVPGVELVDEVLLHPADPLTGRRGDATDRIELAPSAVLFPFDHRVRVIEAR
- a CDS encoding GPW/gp25 family protein; the protein is MSEQFVGAGWTFPLRTDAGGGIALARREREIEESIRLVLATAPGERPMRPEFGCAVHDMVFAPVNEATAGRIRYEVRSSLDRWEPRIEVQDVEVSPAPDEPSVLFIDVRYSVRGTNNPRSLVFPFYVIPSTESASTESEA